The genomic window AGCCCGGCGACGCCCCCCGCCCGACCCCCGGGACTTCGCCCACCCCTGGGACCTCCCCGGCCGCCCCCGCCCCCCGCGGCTCCCGCTCACCCCAGTCCCCCATGCGCACCCCCGACTCGGTGCCCACCATCGACCCGCGGCTCGCGCATGCGCTCGGGCGGCCGCAGCACGGGGACTCGGTGGCTCGGCGTACGGGGCGTTCGATTCGGAAGCTCACGGCCTCCGCCGCGCAGGACGTGGCGGAGGAGACGCGGATCGCACGGGAGTTGCAGCAGCCGGTGACGACGGGGCGGGTGATCGCCGTGACGTCGATCCGGGGTGGGGTCGGGAAGTCGACGATGGCCGCGCTGCTGGGGCGGACGTTCAACCACTACCGACACGACCCGGTGCTCACGATGGAGGCGGACGCCGCGCTCGGCACGCTGCCGGTGCGGATGGGGGCCGACTCGGTGCGCTGGGCGGCGGGCGATCTCGCGCAGATCCTGAACCCGGCGATGCACCTCACCGACGTCACCGGGTACTTGGTGCCGGTGGCGGACGGCGGCTGGCTGCTGCCCGGGAGCCAGGGCCGGGTCGGGGCCCCGCTGGACATCCGTACGTACCGCACGGTGACCCTCGCGCTGCGTCGCTACTTCGCGGTGACCGTGGTGGACTGCGAGACGCTGCCGGGTGAGGTGGCCCGTACGGCGATGGACACCGCCCACGCGCGCGTGGTCGTCGCGCCGATGACCGCCGAGGGCGTCAACGGCACCCGCCAGGTACTGGACTGGCTCGGCCAGCTGCCGCACTCCGCGCTCGCCTCGACCGTCGTCGCGCTGACCGCCAACTCCCCCGACCTCACGCTGGACCTGAAGACGGCTGTCGCCCACCTCAAGGAGTCCGGCGTCCATGTCGTCCCCGTCCCCTACGACCGCCACCTCGCCCAGGGCGGCCCCATCCGCACCGCCCTGCTGGGCCAGGAGACCCGCGAGTCCGCGATCACGCTGGCTGCGGAGGCGATGACGCGGGCGGTGAGGATGCGATGAACACGGCAGCCACCCGGGTGACACGAGAAGGGGTCCGTCCGTGACCCAGCAGCTGATCCATCGTCCCGCGCGGAGCACACGCCCGCTCGGGGCCGCCGGGGCCCGGACCATCGAGCCGCCGCCGAACCTCCCGGAGGGCAAGGCGGGGACGGCGGCGACGGCGTTGCTGCCGATGGCGGGTGTCATGGGCTCGGTCGTGATGATGACCGTGATCCGGAACAGCCAGTTCGCCGCGCTCGGCGCGATGGTGCTGGTCTTCGCGCTGCTCGGCGCGGTCGCCCTCTTCCTCTCCCAGCGCGGCAAGGCCCAGCGCACCCGGCGTACGCAGCGCGAGCGGTATCTGGAGTACCTGGAGGAGCTGCGCGAGGAGTTCGGGACCGACGAGCGGGAGCGGCGGCAGCTGGCGCGGGT from Streptomyces sp. DSM 40750 includes these protein-coding regions:
- a CDS encoding type VII secretion protein; translation: MRTPDSVPTIDPRLAHALGRPQHGDSVARRTGRSIRKLTASAAQDVAEETRIARELQQPVTTGRVIAVTSIRGGVGKSTMAALLGRTFNHYRHDPVLTMEADAALGTLPVRMGADSVRWAAGDLAQILNPAMHLTDVTGYLVPVADGGWLLPGSQGRVGAPLDIRTYRTVTLALRRYFAVTVVDCETLPGEVARTAMDTAHARVVVAPMTAEGVNGTRQVLDWLGQLPHSALASTVVALTANSPDLTLDLKTAVAHLKESGVHVVPVPYDRHLAQGGPIRTALLGQETRESAITLAAEAMTRAVRMR